A portion of the Candidatus Poseidoniia archaeon genome contains these proteins:
- a CDS encoding sulfurtransferase TusA family protein translates to MTDLQADHQLDCSGLSCPLPILKTKKTMDGLGSGEVLRMVSTDPGSLSDVTAWTNRTGNPLLDTAEDDGDYIFFIRKK, encoded by the coding sequence ATGACTGATTTGCAGGCGGACCACCAGCTGGATTGCAGCGGCCTCAGCTGTCCGCTACCAATCCTGAAGACCAAGAAAACCATGGATGGCCTCGGGAGCGGGGAGGTGCTCCGGATGGTCTCGACCGACCCCGGTTCCCTTAGCGACGTCACCGCCTGGACCAACCGCACCGGCAATCCACTGCTCGATACAGCGGAGGACGACGGCGATTACATTTTCTTCATCCGCAAGAAATAA
- a CDS encoding DsrE/DsrF/DrsH-like family protein, with protein sequence MSGNGTKRMALIASKGTLDWAYPPFILASTAVAMEMEVAVFFTFYGLTLLKKKIKAGVSPAGNPAMPMKMPFGPEGFQNLSWPIPNIVSGNVPGFETVATSLMKKTFKNKGVATVEELRDICLESGVKLIGCQMTMDVFGFKKEEFIDGVDIGGAATFLEFAADADIQLFV encoded by the coding sequence ATGAGTGGAAACGGAACCAAGCGCATGGCACTGATTGCCTCCAAGGGCACGCTGGACTGGGCCTACCCCCCCTTCATCCTCGCCTCGACCGCAGTGGCGATGGAGATGGAGGTGGCGGTCTTCTTCACCTTCTACGGACTGACGCTGCTCAAGAAAAAAATCAAGGCGGGCGTTTCGCCAGCGGGCAACCCTGCGATGCCGATGAAGATGCCTTTCGGCCCGGAAGGGTTCCAGAACCTCAGCTGGCCCATCCCCAACATCGTGAGCGGCAACGTCCCCGGCTTCGAGACGGTCGCCACTTCGCTGATGAAGAAGACCTTCAAGAACAAGGGCGTTGCAACCGTCGAGGAGCTGCGCGATATCTGCCTCGAGAGCGGCGTGAAGCTGATTGGCTGCCAGATGACGATGGACGTCTTCGGCTTCAAGAAGGAAGAATTCATCGATGGCGTCGATATCGGCGGCGCGGCGACCTTCCTCGAGTTCGCGGCGGACGCCGACATCCAGCTGTTCGTCTGA
- a CDS encoding metalloregulator ArsR/SmtB family transcription factor has translation MATTISTEFIQTAARILKTLGHPDRLKIVEFLEHGEKTVGQIQRKFDLLQPVTSQHLRILFERDIVTFRQEGTRYYYSLANNFIIKILDCMAEVQEKLDSGEWDFDFGVVHQKTGEGGQIHS, from the coding sequence GTGGCAACTACAATTTCGACTGAATTCATCCAGACTGCTGCCCGTATCCTGAAGACCCTTGGCCATCCCGACCGGTTGAAAATAGTCGAGTTCCTCGAGCATGGGGAGAAGACCGTGGGGCAGATTCAGCGGAAATTCGACCTGCTCCAGCCGGTGACCAGCCAGCACCTCAGGATACTGTTCGAGAGGGATATCGTCACCTTCCGGCAGGAGGGAACCCGGTACTATTACTCCCTGGCTAACAATTTCATCATCAAGATTCTGGATTGCATGGCCGAGGTACAGGAGAAACTGGATTCGGGAGAATGGGATTTTGACTTTGGCGTCGTGCACCAGAAAACCGGGGAGGGGGGACAGATTCATTCCTGA
- a CDS encoding DsrE family protein produces the protein MDDDDGSVIIFMTTGPATPQRCATPFYMATMAAAMDSEAQMVFQIDGTLLLKRGVAENLDAVEGGKKIIDFIREAKEMGVEMYVCSASLALHGMTKEDLIEECDDVVGAAYMTEAGLESDMVLTY, from the coding sequence ATGGACGACGACGATGGTAGTGTAATAATTTTCATGACTACCGGCCCCGCCACGCCGCAGCGCTGCGCGACGCCATTCTATATGGCGACCATGGCAGCAGCGATGGACAGTGAAGCGCAGATGGTGTTCCAGATTGATGGTACCCTGCTGCTGAAGAGAGGCGTCGCCGAAAACCTCGACGCCGTGGAAGGAGGCAAGAAGATTATTGATTTCATCCGCGAGGCGAAGGAGATGGGCGTGGAAATGTACGTCTGCTCCGCTTCGCTGGCGTTGCACGGCATGACCAAGGAGGACCTCATCGAGGAGTGCGACGACGTGGTGGGTGCAGCCTACATGACCGAGGCGGGGCTGGAGAGCGACATGGTGCTGACTTACTGA
- a CDS encoding biotin/lipoyl-containing protein, producing the protein MALVRNCLLPSDLLYDVPTNIWVRELDDGTVEIGMTDIAQTLAGSIIHCRPKKVGKKVKKGKSVATVESGKWVGPVRSPFAGNIAERNDAVADDATILNRSPYGEGWIVRIAPADLEGGRAGLVGVEEAITLYEDYMQEKELASCIHCEGFEE; encoded by the coding sequence ATGGCGCTGGTCCGGAACTGCCTGCTGCCGTCGGACCTGTTATACGACGTGCCGACCAACATCTGGGTACGGGAACTGGATGACGGCACGGTCGAAATCGGGATGACCGATATCGCGCAGACGCTGGCAGGGTCAATTATCCACTGCCGCCCCAAGAAGGTGGGCAAGAAAGTCAAGAAAGGCAAAAGCGTGGCGACCGTCGAGAGCGGTAAGTGGGTCGGCCCGGTGCGCTCGCCCTTCGCCGGCAATATCGCAGAGCGCAACGACGCGGTCGCCGACGACGCCACCATCCTGAATCGCAGTCCCTACGGGGAAGGCTGGATTGTGCGCATTGCGCCCGCCGACCTGGAGGGGGGCCGGGCGGGGCTGGTCGGCGTCGAGGAGGCGATTACGCTCTACGAGGATTACATGCAGGAAAAGGAGCTGGCGAGCTGCATCCACTGCGAGGGCTTCGAGGAATAA
- a CDS encoding 4Fe-4S dicluster domain-containing protein encodes MLSLYKDAGYQDVLVGEKQALFDQVAQDMRYPHELYGCYECGICVAACPSARFYDFSPRVFAQVMAREDVHTFYELLNDSVWDCSQCFSCTCCPRENNPGAIITIMREVAVNNGLASAKEALQAYSRIIFKVMSTGTQVSPDMLQPDFFPDWGPDVRDVSENLDIWRRAIPPETMHTVELAWDVSEKTRLELYMIWKLTGNLEMIENIDEGLFMILEEVMEELLEEHGYDIDDFDNILEG; translated from the coding sequence GTGCTCTCACTCTACAAGGATGCTGGATACCAGGACGTGCTGGTCGGGGAGAAACAGGCACTTTTTGACCAAGTGGCGCAGGACATGCGCTATCCGCACGAGCTCTACGGCTGCTACGAATGCGGTATCTGTGTCGCTGCCTGCCCCTCAGCGCGTTTCTACGATTTCAGCCCGCGCGTCTTCGCACAGGTGATGGCGCGCGAGGATGTCCACACCTTCTACGAGTTGCTCAACGACTCGGTCTGGGACTGCTCGCAGTGCTTCTCCTGCACCTGCTGTCCGCGCGAGAACAATCCCGGAGCCATCATCACCATCATGCGCGAAGTGGCGGTGAACAACGGGCTCGCTTCCGCCAAGGAGGCGCTCCAGGCCTACTCCCGCATTATCTTCAAGGTGATGTCGACCGGTACCCAGGTCTCGCCCGATATGTTGCAACCTGACTTCTTCCCGGACTGGGGGCCGGACGTGCGCGACGTCTCGGAGAACCTCGATATCTGGCGCCGGGCGATACCCCCGGAGACAATGCACACTGTCGAGCTGGCTTGGGACGTCAGCGAGAAGACCCGGCTGGAGCTCTACATGATCTGGAAGCTGACCGGCAACCTCGAGATGATTGAGAATATCGACGAGGGGCTCTTCATGATTCTGGAGGAGGTCATGGAGGAATTGCTGGAGGAGCACGGCTATGATATCGATGATTTTGACAACATACTGGAGGGCTGA
- a CDS encoding heterodisulfide reductase-related iron-sulfur binding cluster yields the protein MASAQVQLEMADKSVPLKAAEREFERPAEPPTEDLRELLFELEAAGELEVQRVPEPYVEVDTKYGRKKKIPIENTWHHKSCGQCGHIPGYSTSIFWLNRQFGLDYHDPRDQTSCTAWNYYASSTSNPAAQAAVACRNFAQAKLDGYFPLIHCGTSYGHYKEVRNELLHHPELRAQVRQILERLGLPFVFPEEIVHYSEWVHVMRDDIAKKQVYDFSRITATVHPACHYHKLVVEDAIYDRDLYDGQRTAIVSGLVKALGAKVADYSTWHDCCGFGFRHILVSRDFSRSFATIRKIERMKIEADPDVTLTHDTGCVTTLDKSQFSTQAHGRNVGIPVMSDAQFAALSMGAHPYLVCQLHWHGVDMKPLLELMGIDHVKAWKEFEGIADHLKDNPEEYLTWEECLDEQ from the coding sequence ATGGCAAGCGCACAGGTCCAGCTGGAGATGGCTGACAAATCCGTCCCCCTCAAGGCGGCGGAGCGCGAATTCGAGCGGCCTGCGGAGCCGCCAACCGAGGACCTGCGGGAACTGCTGTTCGAGCTGGAGGCGGCGGGCGAACTGGAGGTGCAGCGAGTCCCCGAACCCTACGTGGAGGTCGATACGAAATATGGCCGCAAGAAGAAAATCCCCATCGAGAACACCTGGCACCACAAGTCGTGCGGCCAGTGCGGGCACATCCCCGGCTACTCGACCTCCATATTCTGGCTGAATCGCCAGTTCGGCCTCGACTACCACGACCCGCGTGACCAGACCTCCTGCACCGCCTGGAACTACTACGCCTCCTCCACCTCGAACCCGGCCGCGCAGGCGGCGGTCGCCTGCCGCAACTTCGCGCAGGCGAAGCTGGACGGCTACTTCCCGCTCATCCACTGCGGCACCAGTTACGGCCATTACAAGGAGGTGCGCAACGAGCTGCTGCACCACCCCGAGCTGCGCGCGCAGGTGCGACAAATCCTGGAACGACTCGGGCTGCCCTTCGTCTTCCCGGAGGAGATTGTGCACTACTCCGAATGGGTGCATGTTATGCGGGACGATATCGCCAAAAAACAGGTTTACGACTTCTCCAGAATCACCGCGACCGTGCATCCCGCCTGCCACTACCACAAGCTGGTTGTCGAGGACGCCATCTACGACCGCGACCTGTATGATGGACAGCGTACCGCCATCGTCTCCGGGCTGGTCAAGGCGCTGGGCGCCAAGGTAGCGGACTACTCGACCTGGCACGACTGCTGCGGCTTCGGTTTCCGGCACATTCTGGTCAGCCGCGACTTCTCCCGCTCGTTCGCGACCATCCGCAAGATTGAACGCATGAAGATAGAGGCCGACCCGGATGTCACGCTGACCCACGATACCGGCTGCGTCACAACGCTCGACAAAAGCCAGTTCTCGACGCAGGCGCACGGCCGCAACGTCGGCATCCCGGTGATGTCCGACGCACAGTTCGCCGCGCTCTCGATGGGGGCGCACCCCTACCTGGTCTGCCAGCTGCACTGGCATGGCGTCGACATGAAGCCGCTGCTGGAACTGATGGGGATTGACCACGTAAAGGCGTGGAAGGAGTTCGAAGGAATTGCGGACCACCTGAAGGACAATCCAGAAGAGTACCTTACCTGGGAGGAATGCCTGGATGAGCAATAA
- a CDS encoding FAD-dependent oxidoreductase produces the protein MSNNRIMVIGGGPAGLEAARGVVELGYELVLVEQRNELGGTPISASYAALTPDMEDTEVAMARMVNAVTNDSLADIRLDSTITAVEGTAPDLSVTLETEGGSEVVEVGAVVVATGFKHFDPGKETQRYGYYEYDDVITLVDAEKMLKAGKFVRPSTGEPPKQVCFIQCVGSRDRQLGNKWCSKVCCGIATKEAIEIRQLLPDCKVIVFYIDMRMYGFWEDELYWKAQEEEKVAFIRGIVSEVTMRGDSVMVKGEDTTMGRPMEVLMDVVILSVGMEPSDGTIAMAEMFNLPLECHGWIETVGGALNTVQTPVDGIFVAGAAAGPADLEDSISMGGAAALKACAFVRRIQLPVVE, from the coding sequence ATGAGCAATAACAGAATAATGGTCATCGGCGGCGGGCCGGCCGGCCTTGAAGCGGCGCGTGGCGTCGTCGAGCTGGGATACGAGCTGGTGCTGGTGGAGCAACGGAACGAATTGGGCGGCACCCCCATCTCGGCCAGCTACGCGGCGCTGACGCCCGACATGGAAGATACCGAAGTGGCAATGGCGCGCATGGTTAACGCCGTCACGAACGATTCGCTCGCGGACATCCGGCTCGACAGCACTATTACGGCCGTCGAGGGGACCGCGCCCGACCTGAGCGTTACGCTCGAGACGGAGGGCGGGTCCGAAGTGGTCGAGGTCGGCGCCGTGGTCGTCGCCACCGGATTCAAGCACTTCGACCCCGGCAAGGAGACGCAGCGCTACGGTTACTACGAGTACGACGACGTAATCACGCTGGTCGACGCCGAGAAGATGCTCAAGGCGGGCAAGTTTGTCCGGCCGTCGACAGGGGAGCCGCCGAAGCAGGTCTGCTTCATCCAGTGCGTCGGCAGCCGCGACCGCCAGCTGGGGAACAAGTGGTGCTCGAAGGTCTGCTGCGGTATCGCCACCAAAGAGGCCATTGAAATCCGGCAGCTGCTGCCGGACTGCAAAGTAATCGTATTCTACATCGACATGCGCATGTACGGCTTCTGGGAGGATGAACTCTACTGGAAGGCGCAGGAGGAGGAGAAAGTCGCCTTCATCCGCGGTATCGTCAGCGAAGTCACCATGCGGGGGGACTCGGTCATGGTCAAGGGCGAGGATACCACTATGGGGCGGCCGATGGAGGTGTTGATGGACGTCGTCATCCTGTCCGTCGGGATGGAGCCCAGCGACGGCACCATCGCGATGGCCGAAATGTTCAACCTGCCGCTCGAATGTCACGGCTGGATAGAGACCGTGGGTGGTGCGCTGAACACAGTGCAGACCCCGGTCGACGGAATTTTCGTCGCCGGCGCGGCCGCGGGACCGGCCGACCTCGAGGATTCCATCTCAATGGGGGGTGCCGCAGCGCTCAAGGCATGCGCGTTCGTGCGCCGCATCCAGCTGCCGGTAGTCGAATAA
- a CDS encoding (Fe-S)-binding protein: protein MGDHKYQEFVEKEEAVIEGIDVSGAWNRMWVPRELTEYDFTFLDRVTDLSGGESMGWCYQCAECIGVCPVDNVGSYGPRKLYRKLQTGLDLFNHPDLWLCTTCNNCLRVCPKEVDMMQIMPAVREQAILDGNVPGELQEMLQNVAEYGNPMGESARKRMRWLKKFDEPVRDLSKEPGEVDVLWYVSDYFSYHPRGNDAAKAMVRVFNRLGVDFGILGRDERCDGDSQRLCGESGLFEELAEHNHALFEQNPHERLVVSDPHAYNAFRNEYPKLTGTEYNVQHYTQFLAEKVEQLTEMFTGEFARKVTFHDPCYLGRHNNEYEAPRTLIEAVPGIEFVEMFCCKQQGYCCGGGGGGMWLDGMVADHTTERLSENRVREAVEVGAEVLVVCCPYEVSRFEDAVKSTGNDGKLEVLDIIEIIASCLGDG from the coding sequence GTGGGTGACCACAAGTATCAGGAATTCGTCGAGAAAGAGGAGGCTGTCATCGAAGGTATCGACGTCTCCGGCGCCTGGAACCGGATGTGGGTGCCGCGCGAACTGACCGAGTATGATTTTACTTTCCTCGACCGGGTCACCGACCTGTCGGGCGGCGAGTCTATGGGCTGGTGCTACCAGTGCGCCGAGTGCATCGGCGTCTGCCCGGTGGACAACGTCGGCTCGTATGGCCCGCGCAAGCTCTACCGCAAGCTGCAGACCGGGCTGGACCTGTTCAACCACCCCGACCTCTGGCTCTGCACCACCTGCAACAACTGCCTGCGGGTCTGCCCCAAGGAGGTGGACATGATGCAGATTATGCCGGCTGTACGCGAGCAGGCGATACTCGACGGCAACGTCCCCGGTGAATTGCAGGAGATGCTACAGAACGTCGCCGAGTACGGCAACCCGATGGGCGAGTCAGCGCGCAAGCGGATGCGCTGGTTGAAGAAGTTCGACGAGCCGGTGCGCGACCTCTCGAAGGAGCCGGGCGAGGTGGATGTGCTCTGGTACGTCAGCGACTACTTCAGCTACCACCCGCGCGGCAACGACGCCGCGAAGGCGATGGTGCGCGTCTTCAACCGGCTGGGGGTCGATTTCGGCATCCTCGGGCGCGACGAGCGCTGCGACGGGGATTCGCAGCGGCTCTGCGGCGAGAGCGGGCTTTTCGAGGAGCTGGCGGAGCACAACCACGCGCTGTTCGAGCAGAACCCGCACGAGCGGCTGGTGGTGAGCGACCCGCACGCCTACAACGCCTTCCGGAACGAGTACCCGAAGCTGACCGGGACCGAATACAACGTCCAGCACTACACGCAGTTCCTGGCCGAAAAGGTGGAGCAGCTGACGGAAATGTTCACCGGCGAGTTTGCCCGCAAAGTCACCTTCCACGACCCCTGCTACCTCGGGCGGCACAACAACGAATACGAAGCTCCCCGCACGCTCATCGAGGCGGTCCCCGGCATCGAGTTCGTCGAGATGTTCTGCTGCAAGCAGCAGGGCTACTGCTGCGGCGGTGGCGGAGGCGGGATGTGGCTCGACGGGATGGTCGCCGACCACACCACCGAGCGGCTGTCCGAGAACCGGGTCCGGGAGGCGGTCGAGGTCGGCGCCGAGGTGCTGGTAGTCTGCTGTCCCTACGAGGTCTCGCGCTTCGAGGACGCGGTGAAATCGACCGGGAACGATGGCAAGCTGGAGGTGCTCGATATCATCGAAATCATTGCCAGCTGCCTTGGAGACGGCTGA
- a CDS encoding electron transfer flavoprotein subunit beta/FixA family protein, which produces MKIAVLLKMVPDLVEELEVDASGKALDTDELKFKLNEFDDHALEEALLLGGEEDEVVALALEGEENEKLLFTALAKGANRAVQLTGVQPGGSGEQATAFAAALAESSFDLILTGVQSVDDREGQLGPLLAAQMGLPCVSVVTGVSVADGVATVNKEYSDGVMAEFEVTLPAVLGIQAARQPPRYAPVSKVRQVQQSATLETLAVNAGEAGTGSQITAMAPPETGAGAKMLDDATALLEVLRGEGVA; this is translated from the coding sequence ATGAAAATCGCAGTCCTGCTGAAAATGGTGCCCGACCTGGTCGAGGAACTCGAGGTTGACGCTTCGGGGAAGGCGCTCGACACAGATGAGCTAAAGTTCAAGCTTAACGAATTCGACGACCACGCGCTGGAAGAGGCACTGCTGCTCGGTGGCGAGGAAGACGAGGTCGTTGCCCTTGCGCTGGAGGGTGAGGAAAACGAAAAGCTGCTTTTCACCGCGCTCGCAAAGGGAGCCAACCGTGCAGTGCAACTCACCGGCGTGCAGCCGGGGGGCTCGGGCGAACAGGCGACAGCCTTCGCCGCTGCGCTAGCAGAAAGCAGCTTCGATTTGATCCTGACCGGCGTCCAGTCGGTCGATGACCGCGAAGGGCAGCTGGGGCCGCTGCTAGCGGCGCAAATGGGACTTCCGTGCGTTTCGGTCGTCACCGGCGTATCTGTCGCCGATGGCGTCGCGACGGTAAACAAGGAGTATTCCGACGGCGTGATGGCCGAGTTCGAGGTCACGCTCCCGGCGGTGCTCGGCATCCAGGCGGCGCGGCAGCCGCCGCGCTACGCGCCGGTCAGCAAGGTGCGGCAGGTGCAGCAATCGGCGACGCTCGAGACGCTGGCGGTTAACGCTGGCGAAGCCGGAACGGGCAGCCAAATCACCGCGATGGCGCCGCCCGAGACCGGTGCGGGGGCGAAGATGCTCGACGACGCGACCGCGCTGCTGGAAGTACTGCGCGGCGAGGGGGTGGCGTAA
- a CDS encoding electron transfer flavoprotein subunit alpha/FixB family protein: protein MGGVMVVCEHLSGEFADITFELLGLAAGLGAGEVSAVTFGSMAGKAGELGAAGSVIDAGGDDDYNPEGYAAAVSAAVEAYSPDLLLVGSTSMGMDIAGPVAAARGLPLVAYCTAVEGANGGFACSSSLYGGKLGVSSQVSSPAVAMLLPGACDGDTGRVTGSPSVSELAVPELAGKVRFSRLIEPEAGDVDITQSGVLVAVGRGIGSKDDIELAEELAELLDADLACSRPIVDAGWMEKSRQIGKSGFKVKPRVYIALGISGAPEHIEGMKDSATIIAINSDEDAPIFDVAHYGLAEDLFDVCEELVEELE, encoded by the coding sequence ATGGGCGGCGTGATGGTCGTCTGCGAGCATCTCTCGGGCGAGTTCGCCGATATTACTTTCGAGCTACTCGGGCTCGCCGCTGGTCTCGGGGCGGGCGAGGTGAGCGCGGTCACCTTCGGCTCCATGGCGGGCAAGGCGGGCGAACTGGGCGCCGCCGGCAGCGTCATCGACGCTGGTGGCGACGACGACTACAACCCGGAGGGCTACGCAGCAGCCGTCAGTGCGGCGGTCGAGGCGTACTCGCCCGACCTGCTGCTGGTCGGCTCGACCTCGATGGGGATGGATATTGCCGGCCCGGTCGCCGCCGCGCGCGGGCTGCCGCTGGTCGCCTACTGCACCGCCGTCGAGGGCGCCAACGGGGGGTTCGCCTGCAGCAGTTCGCTCTACGGCGGCAAGCTGGGCGTCAGCTCGCAGGTCTCCAGCCCGGCAGTGGCGATGCTACTGCCGGGCGCCTGCGACGGGGACACGGGTCGCGTTACCGGGTCGCCTTCGGTGAGCGAGCTCGCCGTCCCGGAGTTGGCCGGGAAGGTGCGCTTCAGCCGGCTCATCGAGCCCGAGGCGGGGGACGTTGACATCACCCAGTCGGGAGTGCTGGTGGCGGTCGGCCGCGGAATCGGGAGCAAGGACGATATCGAGCTGGCGGAAGAGCTGGCCGAGCTGCTCGACGCCGACCTCGCCTGCTCGCGGCCCATCGTCGACGCCGGCTGGATGGAAAAATCACGGCAGATTGGTAAATCGGGCTTCAAGGTCAAGCCACGTGTCTACATCGCCCTCGGTATCTCCGGCGCGCCGGAGCACATCGAAGGGATGAAGGATTCAGCGACGATTATCGCCATCAACAGCGACGAGGACGCGCCTATCTTCGACGTCGCCCACTACGGCCTCGCCGAGGACCTGTTCGACGTCTGCGAAGAACTGGTCGAGGAGCTGGAATGA
- a CDS encoding (Fe-S)-binding protein, giving the protein MRQGQPADRSDNLPGRFARALLEVAMQKPLASARPLVNIFHAFIFFGFSFYLLVNVVDVLEAFVPDWETVWQGSVADGFNLLTDLFSVFVLVGMLFFLHRRFITKPKVLGFNSNVLLHPGVAAGGVRRDSLIVGGFILLHVGSRWVGSALRLAEAGGPDPWMPTASLLLPLFTGMEPGLLEQAIRATWWLALGLILLFIPYFPRSKHIHLMVAPVNLALRRETPRGALDAVQDPAQPGSTTLTGLPWPQVLDPFACIMCTRCHEVCPAHESGTPLSPSALEINKRYHINANAAEVAAGGARESLLDYAISPDATWSCTACYACVQVCPVGNEPMHDILELRRNLVFDGKMPDELGEVLRSLDEQGNSFGESNRKRSKWAKKLELKDARKEPVDLLWFVGDFASFNQSCTATTRKVAEVLAAAGVDFGVIRKGERSAGNDVRRVGEEGLFESLAEQNIELLAKCEFNRIMTTDPHTYNALKNEYPALGGEYEVVHYSTLLVELIEAGAIRLEQPLAGNATFHDPCYLGRYNNIYDAPRQVIEGCGLKLVEMPRNRENSFCCGAGGGQIWLNDHDDMTQRPSEMRIEEALSVGVSRFLVACPKDMTMYSDAAKTSGHEEEIAVEDIIDLVHSAMGIEGVAA; this is encoded by the coding sequence GTGAGGCAAGGGCAGCCGGCGGACCGGTCGGACAACCTGCCGGGCCGCTTCGCGCGGGCGTTGCTGGAAGTGGCGATGCAGAAGCCACTCGCGAGCGCGCGGCCGCTGGTGAACATCTTCCACGCCTTCATCTTCTTCGGCTTCAGCTTCTACCTGCTGGTTAACGTGGTAGACGTGCTGGAAGCGTTCGTCCCCGACTGGGAAACGGTCTGGCAGGGGTCGGTGGCGGACGGCTTCAATCTGCTGACCGACCTCTTCAGCGTCTTCGTGCTGGTGGGGATGCTCTTCTTCCTGCACCGCCGCTTCATCACGAAACCAAAGGTGCTGGGGTTCAACTCCAACGTGCTGCTGCACCCCGGCGTCGCCGCGGGCGGTGTGCGGCGCGACTCACTCATCGTCGGCGGCTTCATCCTGCTGCACGTCGGCTCGCGCTGGGTGGGCAGCGCGCTGCGGCTGGCGGAAGCGGGCGGCCCCGACCCCTGGATGCCGACCGCCAGCCTGCTGCTGCCGCTCTTCACTGGAATGGAGCCGGGGCTGCTGGAGCAGGCGATTCGCGCCACGTGGTGGCTGGCGCTGGGGCTCATCCTGCTGTTCATTCCCTACTTCCCGCGCAGCAAGCACATCCACCTGATGGTGGCGCCGGTGAACCTGGCGCTGCGGCGCGAGACTCCGCGCGGTGCGCTCGACGCTGTGCAGGACCCCGCGCAGCCGGGCAGCACGACGCTGACGGGGCTGCCGTGGCCGCAGGTGCTCGACCCGTTCGCCTGCATCATGTGCACCCGCTGCCACGAAGTCTGCCCGGCGCACGAGAGCGGCACACCGCTCTCGCCGTCAGCACTGGAAATTAACAAGCGCTACCACATCAACGCCAATGCGGCGGAAGTGGCGGCGGGCGGTGCGCGGGAGAGCCTGCTGGATTACGCTATCTCGCCCGACGCGACCTGGTCCTGCACCGCCTGCTACGCCTGCGTGCAGGTCTGCCCGGTCGGCAACGAACCGATGCACGACATTCTGGAGTTGCGCCGCAACCTGGTTTTCGACGGCAAGATGCCCGACGAGCTGGGCGAGGTGCTGCGCAGCCTTGACGAGCAGGGCAACTCCTTCGGCGAATCGAACCGCAAGCGGAGCAAGTGGGCGAAGAAGCTCGAGCTCAAGGACGCCCGCAAGGAGCCGGTCGACTTGCTCTGGTTCGTCGGCGACTTCGCTTCGTTCAACCAGTCCTGCACCGCCACTACCCGCAAGGTGGCCGAAGTACTGGCCGCCGCCGGAGTCGACTTTGGCGTCATCCGCAAGGGCGAGCGCAGCGCCGGCAACGACGTGCGGCGGGTGGGTGAGGAGGGACTCTTCGAGTCGCTCGCGGAACAGAATATCGAGCTGCTCGCGAAGTGCGAATTCAACCGCATCATGACCACTGACCCGCACACCTACAACGCGCTCAAGAACGAGTATCCGGCGCTCGGCGGCGAATACGAGGTGGTGCACTACTCGACCCTGCTGGTCGAACTCATCGAGGCTGGGGCCATCCGGCTGGAGCAGCCGCTGGCAGGCAACGCTACCTTCCATGACCCTTGCTATCTCGGGCGCTACAACAACATCTACGACGCACCGCGGCAGGTCATCGAGGGATGCGGGCTAAAGCTGGTCGAGATGCCGCGCAACCGCGAGAACTCGTTCTGCTGCGGCGCTGGCGGCGGGCAAATCTGGCTCAACGACCATGACGACATGACGCAGCGCCCTTCGGAGATGCGCATCGAGGAAGCGCTTTCGGTCGGTGTCTCGCGCTTCCTGGTCGCCTGCCCCAAGGATATGACCATGTATTCCGACGCGGCCAAGACTAGCGGACACGAGGAGGAAATTGCCGTCGAGGATATCATCGACCTGGTCCACTCGGCAATGGGAATCGAGGGTGTTGCCGCATGA